The Leisingera daeponensis DSM 23529 genome includes the window ACGGTGATGGCGCTGGCGCCGCAGGTCAGCTCCGCGCTGGCCCGCTACCCGAGTTTTGAGCATGTGGTCGAACTGATCCGCACCAACCGCGACGTGAAGCTGCTGGTCGAGGTCGAAACCGGTGTGCGGCTGGTCTCCTACCAGCCGGGCCGGATCGAATTCACCCCCTCGGTACAGGCGCCGCGTGATCTGGCTGCCCGGCTTGGCTCGGCGCTGCAGAACTGGACCGGCGCCCGCTGGGTGGTCTCCATCGCGCCGGATGGCGACGCCCCCACGATTGCCGAGGTGCGCGACGCCGCCGAGAACGCCCTGCGCGAGAAAGCCGCCGCGCATCCTCTGGTGCAGGCGGTGCTGGAAAGCTTCCCCAAGGCCAAGATCACCCGCATCCGCACGCCGGAGGAACTGGCCGCCGAAGTTGCCGCCGACGCCCTGCCCGAAGTGGAGGACGAATGGGACCCGTTTGAGGACGGCTGAACCCTCTCCCCTCGCTTTCGGCTTTTCCAGCCCCGTTTCAGAATGTTAGCGCAGCGCCTGTGCCGGCGGGGCGCCCGCCCCGTGGGGGCCGGCCGGGCGGAAGGCGGCTAAACTCTTAGCGCAGGACGATCCTCCCCCTTGTTTCGCGGTCCTGCGCCCCGTATTTGTCCTCCAAACCGGAAATCTCAGGAGAACACAGATGCTCAAAGGTCTCGGCGGTCTTGGCGACATGGCCAAGATGATGAAATCGGCACAGGAACTGCAAACCAAGATGGCGCAGATGCAGGAAGACCTGCACAACGTCATGGTGACCGGCGAGGCCGGCGCGGGCCTGGTCAAAGCGACCGCGTCCGCCAAGGGCGACCTGAAAGGTTTGGACATCGACCCGTCGATCTTCAACGGCGACGACAAGGAAGTGGTCGAGGACCTGATCCTGGCCGCGATCAAGGACGCTCAGGCCAAAGCGGCCGAAAAAGCGCAGGAAGAGATGACCAAGCTGACCGAAAGCATGGGCCTGCCCAAGGACATCAAGCTGCCGTTCTAAGCGGCCCGCATATCGTTTGCAAAAGGCGGCCCGGCGACCCGGAGCCGCCTTTTCTTTTGCCTGCCACAGGCCCGTTTCAGCCCGTCTCCAGCCGGAACTTCAGGAACAGCTGCCCCTGGTACTGGACTTCCCCGGTCTGCACCGCCCCCAGCCGCTCCAGCGGGCGCATGTGGCGCCGCGTCGGCGGCAGCAGGAAGGTGACAAAGGGGATACGCGGATCCCGGCGGGCAAACGCCAGCGCCTTGCGGGCAATGGCCGGGCCCATTCCAAAACAATCCGCCCGCAGCACCAGACCGAAATCCCACTCGGTTCCTTCTTTTTGAAACCCGCCCCAGCCAATGTAAGCATCGCCGCGCAGAAACGCCCAATGGCCCAGCCCGTCGCGCCGCCAGCACGCCTCCTTGGCCGCCACGAAATCCCTGGCAAAGGCTTCGTCCCAGGCCCCTGTCAGCAGCGGCATATGCTCCGCCATCCGCGGGTCGCTCATATGGCGGGCAATCTCCTGCAGCGGCACCTCCGCCAGCCGGGCAAACCGCAGTTGCGGACCTCCGTTATCCTCCCGCGAAGCGCCGTTTTCCATGCCGCCCCTCCGTCAGCCATGCCAAGGCATAGCCTGGTCCCGCGGAAAAACAAACCCCGAACATTTTCCCGCCCGGCCCTTGCGCTTCCCTGCCCCGATCAGCCTATATGACTGGGAAGAAAAGGGCCCGCGGCATGATCAAGAACTCCAACAGCGAAATTGAAGACCTGATTGCCCTGATGGCCAAGCTGCCGGGGCTGGGGCCGCGCTCGGCCCGGCGCGCTGTGCTGCACCTGATCCGCAAGCGGGCGCTGCTGCTGACACCCCTGGCCGACGTGATGAGCGAGGTCGCTGCGACGGCCCGCGAATGCCTCAACTGCGGCAATGCCGGCACCACCGAGATCTGCCCGATCTGCACCGACGAACGGCGCGCCAATGGCGAGTTGTGCGTGGTCGAGGATGTCGCCGACCTCTGGGCGATGGAGCGCGCGGGCGTGTTCAAAGGCCGCTATCATGTGCTGGGCGGCACCTTGTCGGCACTGGACGCGGTCGGGCCGGAAGATCTGCGTATCCCGCGGCTGGTGGACCGGGTTGCCACCGAAGGCGTCAGCGAGGTGATCCTGGCCTTGAATGCCACCATCGACGGCCAGACCACCGCCCATTACATCGCCGACCAGTTGCAGGGACAGGTGAAACTGACCTCGCTGGCGCAGGGCGTGCCGATCGGCGGCGAGCTGGATTATCTGGACGACGGCACCATCTCCGCGGCTCTCAGCGCACGCAAGGAAATCTGACGGCGCGCCCGGGGCGCAACCGCGCCGCGCGCCAGCGCAGACCGGCCCCGGCCCTGCCTAACGGAACAGCGCCTTGTACAGCTTTTCCTTGGTGAAGGGCTTGTCCAGCACCTGCACATCGCCCAAGTCCGGGAACCCCGCCGCCGCCGCGCTGACCGCAAAGCCGCTCATCATCACCGCCGTCAACCCGGGCTGCGCCGCCCGCAGGCCCGCCAGCGTTTCCCAGCCGCCGCGCCCCGGCATGCTCATGTCGATCACCGCGCCGTCAAACGGCCCCTTCGCGTGCAGCAGCGCCAGCGCCGCGTCATAGCCGTCCGCCTGCGCCACCTCGCAGCCGCGCAGCTGCAGCAGCCCCGCCACCGCCCGGCGCACGGTGTCCTCGTCATCCACCACCAGTATCCGCCGCACCGCCGCAGCGCGCCCTGCCGCGGGCGGCTGCACCGCCGCAGCCGCCGCGCAGGCCGGAAAATAGCAGCGGATAACACTGCCCGCGCCTTCGCGGCTCTCCACCGACAGCCCGCCCTGATGGCGGCTGACGATGCCCAGCACCACCGCCATGCCCAGGCCGCGGCCGCCGGGCTTGGTGGTAAAAAACGGGTCGAAGATCCGGGAGAGCATGTCCGGCCCCATGCCGCCGCCGGTGTCGCTGACCTCCAGCAGCAGGCAGTCGCCCGCCGCCATCCTGCGCCCCTTCAGCAGCCGCCGCCGCTCAGCGGCATCCAGGCAGGTGCGCCGGGTTCTCACCGTGATGGTGCCAGCGCCCGGGCCGATCGCCTCCGCGGCGTTCAGCACCAGGTTCAGCACCAGCTCG containing:
- a CDS encoding YbaB/EbfC family nucleoid-associated protein, which produces MLKGLGGLGDMAKMMKSAQELQTKMAQMQEDLHNVMVTGEAGAGLVKATASAKGDLKGLDIDPSIFNGDDKEVVEDLILAAIKDAQAKAAEKAQEEMTKLTESMGLPKDIKLPF
- a CDS encoding GNAT family N-acetyltransferase; this translates as MENGASREDNGGPQLRFARLAEVPLQEIARHMSDPRMAEHMPLLTGAWDEAFARDFVAAKEACWRRDGLGHWAFLRGDAYIGWGGFQKEGTEWDFGLVLRADCFGMGPAIARKALAFARRDPRIPFVTFLLPPTRRHMRPLERLGAVQTGEVQYQGQLFLKFRLETG
- the recR gene encoding recombination mediator RecR, producing the protein MIKNSNSEIEDLIALMAKLPGLGPRSARRAVLHLIRKRALLLTPLADVMSEVAATARECLNCGNAGTTEICPICTDERRANGELCVVEDVADLWAMERAGVFKGRYHVLGGTLSALDAVGPEDLRIPRLVDRVATEGVSEVILALNATIDGQTTAHYIADQLQGQVKLTSLAQGVPIGGELDYLDDGTISAALSARKEI